A segment of the Candidatus Methylacidithermus pantelleriae genome:
AGCGGGCTTCCCTTCCTTTTTTTGTCTTATCCGACGCAGTCGCTTTCTTTACCCCATGGGCTCTGGGCCTAGGCCGAATAGCGAACTTTGTCAACGGAGAGCTTTGGGGTCGTCCTGCGTCGGTTCCGTGGGCAGTCATCTTTCCCAACGCACCTTGGGTGGAAGGGAGACCCGTTCCGCGGCATCCCTCCCAGCTCTACGAAGCCCTTGTGGAAGGGCTTCTTCTGGGGAGTTTTCTCTGGATCCTGCGGCACAAACCGTTGCGACCCGGATGGCTGACGGCAGCCTTCCTATTAGCGTATGGAATAGGACGCGTAGCAGTTGAATGCTTTCGCGAACCTGACCCCCAGATTGGATTCTATTTTGGCGTGCTCACCCAAGGCCAGCTTCTTTCCTTCCCGATGATTCTAGCGGGAACTGTCTTGGCCCTCTGGCTAGC
Coding sequences within it:
- the lgt gene encoding prolipoprotein diacylglyceryl transferase; the encoded protein is MELAYYVHNLDPYLVRFSGHWGIRYYGLAYVAGYLLLRWSLSYQRRRGWLPLDQERCESLANSVFFLGAVLGGRLGYCLLYDFPNFVRRPWIFFEVWRGGMASHGGILGVTVVLWAFAKRASLPFFVLSDAVAFFTPWALGLGRIANFVNGELWGRPASVPWAVIFPNAPWVEGRPVPRHPSQLYEALVEGLLLGSFLWILRHKPLRPGWLTAAFLLAYGIGRVAVECFREPDPQIGFYFGVLTQGQLLSFPMILAGTVLALWLAKKEACPLPGERSGKYQLGKAGQPGA